GAGATCGTCCGGAAGGGTCATCATTGGGCCGAGGCTCCACTGGACACGGTCCCTCTCTATTTGAAGGAAGACTCCCTCTTAGTCTCCACAGAACCTTCTCAGTATCTGGAAAGCGCTGTTTGGAGCCTAATCGAGGTAAAAGGTTTCGTCAGGAACCGGACCGTCTTCGATCTGTACGAGGACGATGGCACGAGCGAGGCTTACACCCGTGGCAAGTATTCGCTGAAGAGGATCACGGTGGAAAAGCTGGACGACGGGATCCTCGTGGATATCTCCCCACAGGAGGGCGAGCTGAAACTCCCGGCGAGGAAAGTATCTATCGAGATAACAGATGGAGACAAGAACTACAGGACAACTCTGATCGATTCTAGCGGGGGCGTGAGGATATCAATAAAGTAGCTCGAAATCGAAGTAAGGCAGCAATCTGTCACCTTCCAGCATCAGGCCGGCCTTCACCTCGAACGGGTATGCCGCATAGAGAAAAACGGTTTCTATCTTATAAAGGACAAGACGCCACGACAGTTTCGAACCCAGGAGAATATCTATCCTACCACCGAGTCCCTCTTTCGAGAGGTGTACGAGGTTGAAGAAGTTGAGGTTTCTCCTGGAGAATATGTAGTCTGAGCTCACGGAGAGACCGACAACGATGCCGGAATCGTTTTCGAAGCCCCAGAGCTTCACCGGAATCACGGAAGAGTTTTTGCCCAACGTGACTCTGGAGAATATCTGCGAGCTCAATTCGAAATTGCTTCTCGTCCATTCCAGATTTACGTTTATGCTTGCATCGGCTACGTTAACCGAGGTTGTCTGAGTGTCTCTCAAGGTGAAGGAGGTCTTTAAATAGGCCTGACCTCCGTAAAGGGGCGAGGCATCCTCTAGCATGACGTTCAAAGAACCGTAGAGCTTCAGCGGGTATTCCAGCCCAACCTTCCAGCCGAAAGAGAGCTTCGGGGTGAGAGGGTACTGCCTGTATATATCCAGATACGCCTCGGGTTTCAACCCGGTCAGCTTCGCCTTTCCCACGAAATCGACGGCCAAATAGTTGCTGCTCGACAGCTGAAGGTGCAGTCCCGGTTCCAGTGTTTGGAAGTTCAAGGAACCACCGGCGATTAAATGGTTGTTGAAGGTCGGGTCGGAGAAGAGCAGAGATACACCTTCAAAGGGAATTACCGAGATGAAACGCCAGCTGTTGAAACCGTCGTACCGTTTCCCTGCCTCAATGGACCGTATTTCTTCTATTTCCAGAGTGCCTTGAGGGGCCGATCTCGCCTCCGACAAAGTCACATCGCTTTTCAAGAGTTTCAAGCCATTAAGCTGACCGGCCGCGATCACGGTGTTTCTAACTCTCACGGGATCTCTGACGTACCTGGAAAAACTGGCCTGGCCTTCCATGGTTCCACCAGATCTGAAGAGGAAAACGTCACTGGCGAGTTCCCTCTGAACAGAGATTAGAAAACCGTCGGAGAAACAGCTTCCTATCTCAAAATCACTCTCGAATTCGTAAAAACTCAGTTCATTCTCTCTGAAAAGATAGAGAGCCAGGTACTTTCTCCCCTCGAAATTTACCCTGAAAGCTATCTGTGTTCCGTCTGTGGTTGCCCTCACCGTACTTATCTGAACACGACTATCTGGCGCAACGAAGATATCCGAGGTTCTGTCGTTTCTCAGCGACAGTGTCTGTACCTTCAGGACCCCCTTCTCGTTTTTCAATACGGCCAGACGTTCTTTGCCGAGAAATTCGAGACTAAGTATGCCCGAATGTTTTGTCCTGGTCAGCTTGCCGTCTTTGAAAATGTACAGTCTGGCCTCCGATCCGTTTTGCTTTTCGAGCAGGACGATGGCGACTTCATTTTCGAAGACGGAGTAGTCCAGTATCTCCATGGTGGTACTCAGAAGCTCCACACCGTTGCCATTGAGGGAGAAGTAGCCCCTGTCCTTGTCGTGGACGACGTAATACAGTTTACCGCCGCAGGATTTGGGAGAGTACTCTTGAAGCGTCTGTGAATTCTCCGTAGGGCTGTTGTAAAGAGATACAGGTCCGTCCAGATCTAACGTCTCCCTTCCATGGGCTATAAAATCCTCTTTCAGTTGTGGGTAGCTCCTGCCGAAAACGATCGAAAAAGCCGGTTCGATCCCTGCCAGACCGAGAATCCCCGATTTCAGATTGGAAAACTCCCGGAGCTTTTCCTCGCCGTATCGATCGGCAAGATACATAAGAAAGGCGAATCCGAAGTTATAGTAGGCCTCCCCACCGACCGGGCCGTATCCGGCGACGATGGTCTCCTCGGAAAAGGGCGTCTCAAGCACTAATTGATCTTTGAGGAAAGAGACTCTCCGGTAGTCGTAACTGTCGGCCCGCAGGAGATGGCTACCGAATTGGGCGAAGCCTTCGGAAAGCCACATCGGCTGTAGCACACCGGGAAGATAGGCTCCGGACAAGTATTTTCTGATCAGAGAGCCGAAAATTCCGTTCGAACTCAACTGAAAAATATGGCTCAATTCGTGGCTTATAACCGTTCTTAGCCAGTATTTGTCCTCTCTGTGAACATAGTTCAGACCGATCGTGATGGAATTGACCGAATCGATGAGGGGATTGGCCAGACCGTTGGGATCGTCATCGTAACCCCACAGAACGATGGCAATCTTCCTAGAGAGATAGTTTCCGAAGAACCGACTGAGTAGAGTGTAACTCTCCTCGGCTATCTCTTCGACCAATGGAACGCTCTCTTCTATCTCGGGGTGGTAGATGTAAATGAAATGTTCTGACTCGTATTGGTACCAGTCAAAATCCCTGAAGGTATATCCGAAAGAAATCACGGTAAAAAGCAGGAAAAAGGATAGGAAAAACTTTCCGGACAATTGTAAAGCACCACCCTCTGGAATATATGAATCTGTACTACTATTATAGACTATGATGTCTATCTGAAGTGCCTGAAAGGTTATTCGCACAATAAAATCCCTTGAGGTGTTCCAATGACGGAAAATTCTGGAAGTAAAAATGCGGCTTACTTCGCGGGTATCGGTTCTTCGGTGATCTTTGGTCTCTCCTTTCTTTTCACCAAGAGCGCGCTCGATTATACCAATCCCGTGTATTTTCTCTCCTACAGGTTCTTCGTAGCCTTCATCACGATCAGCTTTCTGAGAGTGTTTGGAGCGATACGCGTAAGACCCTACCGGAAGGTTTTCAAAGAGCTTTTCTTCCTGGGACTGGTCCAGCCAGTCATGTATTTCATTCTCGAAAACGCCGGCGTCTCTCTGTCAACCTCATCGGAAGCCGGGATACTTCTATCGACTATCCCGATCTTCGTGATGATACTTGCCAGGATATTCCTCAAAGAGAAGATCGCGCTTCCGAGAGTCCTCTCGATACTCACCGCTCTGGCCGGAATACTTCTGATAACCGCCGGGAAGGGTCTTTCGTCGGGCGGAACGATCCTGGGACCAGTGCTTCTTCTGGGGAGCACCCTTACTGCGGCCATGTACAACATCCTATCCAGAAAGGCTTCCACAAAGTTCACCCCCTGGGAGATAACCTATCACATGATGACTACGGGTTTTTCGACCTTCTTCACCATGGCGTTTGTCCTTTCCATTATCAGAGGAGAGCCGTTAGAGTATCTATCTCAATTCTTCGTGCCGTCGGTTTTCAACGCGGCCCTATATCTTGGGACACTCTCATCGGTTGGAGCCTTTTTCCTGATAAACCTCATGCTTTCAAGGCTGGAGGCGTCAAGGGCTACGGTTTTTGCATATCTATCCACAGTGGTATCTCTACTTGCCGGTATAATTGTGAGGGGCGAGAGGTTTCTAACGGTACAGATTTTTGGAGTGGTCCTGATACTGTTCGGTGTATGGGGAGCCAACGCCCTAAGCAGGAAGAGATTGGAGGGGATGAAATGAAGGCAAAGATTTCTCTGATTTTCTTTATGATACTTGTAGCCGGGTTTCTCTACGCCGTGCAGTTCTTCGTGAATCACGATTCTACCCCTTTACTGAGCGTGGTGGAAACGGGAGAGGTAAGGTCGATGGAGCCGCTGGAGAACAACTGGTGGTGGGTGGAAATCCAGCTACAACCGGGAGTTTACCATTACTTCTTCGAGTCTGGCGGGGAAAGGTTCACCGACCCGGGCAACTCCCGCACCGCGATGGTCGACGGGCAGGAAGTATCCATAGTTACGGTCGGGGACGATTCCATCAGGCATATCATAAGCGACAGGGACTACTTCAACCCTGTAAACGAAGGTGAGATTTATCTGGCCGTTTCAACTCCATCGGATGGAGACTACCGTGTAGTGGCCGTCTCTGGAGGGGAGAGATTCGAGCTGATATACTCCAGAGACTTCGGGAATATCAGATTCTACCGGTCCCGGCCGCTCGCTCTCGAAGAGGTGAGTTATTACTTCGAAATCCACCGGGGTGAGGAAACCCTCTTTCTCGACGCGACCGGCCTGAAAAACTATCTGGAAAGACCTTTCGAATTTTCGCTCCAAGCGCTCCCGGTTAGTTTCTTCGACACGCCCGAATGGTCGAAGGGCGCGCTTTATTATCAGATCTTCCCCGAGAGGTTCGCCAATGGAAACCCCGGCAACGATCCCGAAAACGTTCAGCAATGGTACATAGATACGAAGACGGCCAATCTCGGCGGAGATGGTTTCTTCGGTGGCGACCTTCAGGGGATAATCGATCGCTTCGACCATCTTCTCGGGCTGGGTGTCGAGGCCATATATCTCAACCCCATCTTCGAGAGCCCTTCCAGTCACAAATACGATACGCAGGATTATATGCGAATAGACGACAACTTCGGGGACGACGAAATCTTCGAGGAACTCTCGTCGCTGGCCCACGATCACGGGATCAGGCTGATACTCGACGGAGTCTTCAACCATACCGGCTACGATTTCTTCGCCTTCAAAGATCTCAGGGAAAGCGGCGAGAGCTCTCCCTACAAAGACTGGTACTTCGTAAAAAGCTTTCCCATAAGGAAGGTAAGGGATAGAGCGCTGTCGTACGTGGGATGGAACGGCTACGCCTACATGCCGAAAGTCAACTCTCTCAACCCTCAGTGGCAGGACTACATAAAAAGACTGGTCGAGAAGTACGACATCGACGGAGTAGGCGGCTGGCGACTGGATGTCGCGACCGAAGTGGCTCCGGAATTCTGGAGCGATTTCTTCAGGCCTTTGGTCAAGAGCCTCGACGAAGAGATGATACTTGTCGCCGAATTCTGGGGAGACGCGAAGTCTCTCCTTCGGGGAAAGAGCTTCGACTCGGCCATGAATTATCCCTTCAAGGATGCCGTCGTGGAGTACGTATTCAGGGCTGGCAACTCGGCTGGCAGATTCGTGGCCATGACCAATTTCTATCTGAACGCTTACCCGCCGCAGACGCTCCACTCCCTCTGGAATATACTCGACAGTCACGATACGGAAAGGATAATGACGCTGGCCTTCAATCAGAGAGATCTCATGAAGATCGCCGTAGCCATTCAGATGACTTTCATCGGGAGCCCGGTGATATATTACGGCGACGAGGTAGGCATGAAGGGCGGAAAGGACCCCGAGAACAGGGCTCCCATGATCTGGGACGACCAAAGGTGGGACATGGAGATCTACAATTTTTACAGAAAGCTTATAGAGATCAGAAAGACTCATACGGCTCTGAAAACCGGCGATTACTCGGTGCTGGCAAGCGAGGGGCCGGTGCTCGGTTACATCAGATCCCTCGGGGAGGATAGGGTGATCGTCCTGACCAACCCTTCGAGGGAACGGGCGACTTTCACCGTGTCCCTCGAGGGAAGATATGTAGAAAACCTCACCGGCCGGGAGTTCGATTTCAAGCCCGGAGCTTTCGAGATACCCCCCACAACTGTCTGGATACTTACGCCGGCCGGCGAACGATAATCGGAAGCACCTTTATTCAAAGCAGGTAGAGAAGGCTCGGACTCTCTCACTCTTTTTCCGTGTAGTAGTTGAACTGTCTGCCGTCCTCCCTGATCTCGACGATTTTCTCGAGTTCTCGGGCCCTGGTCTCGACCCTCTCCAGCCAGATCTTTCTGGGGAGAAGATCGGCCTCGGTCACTGAAGGGGTTACTCCGGACCATTCCCTGTAATAATCCTTGATCTTTATTCCGTGTCTGGGTGTATCGGTAAGGTTGACGAAGGCCGTTACGTTGTACTTTCTTGCGGCCTTAGTACAGGCCGCAAAGACTCCGTTCATACCGTCGAGAAAGACCCTGGGCTTGCCCCCGGTAAGCTCGAGCGCTTCCTTCAACAAAGAAATTCCCTCCCGGCTCACCAGTGACATATCGTCGCTGGTTAGAATCATGCCGTCAAGTAGGCCGACCGAAAGCGCGAAGGTCCTTTTCTCGTCGGTGGTCAGTTCGCAATCGCGGAGTATTATGGTGTCGGGATCGTTCAGCCAGAGCCTTCTGTGCATGAAGGAACGTGTGAAGGCGTTCCTGATCGAGAGTTTCGCGCTCGGGATACCAATATCCATCACATCGGCCCTCCAGGATGGCGCGGTATCGGCTCCGATACGCATACCATCGACGAATCCGACCGAAGGCAGCAGGGGCGCACCGCAACCGAGTATAAAACAGTCGCTTCCGAGCGCCTCTCTTATTATCTTCAGGCCGGTTCTATAAGCCTGCACAGGTGTGCGTGAAGGGTCAAGCCTTTCGCCCGGGATTGCCCCGGCGAACAGGAAATCGATCTTTATATAATCGAACCCGGCCTCCCTCAAGCGTCTCATGGTCTTATAAAGATGTTCGGCGGCTTCGGGGTGGGTGACATCCAACGCGTAGATATTCTTCTGCCAGTTTCTGTAAGCCAGCTTAGGCTTTCCGTCCAGTCCACGGACCAGCCAATCTTTATGGTTGGAAAAGATTTCCGAAGTCTCCGAAACGCTGAAGGGCGCCAGCCAGAGGCCGGCGGTGAAACCGCCCTCCTTTATCATGGAGGCGATCTCGTCGAGCGAGGGGAATTTTTCGTTAGTTTCGAGCCAGTCTCCGATATCTTTCTGGTAGCCGTCGTCCAGTTGAACCAGGCAATAAGGTATAGCCTCTCTTTCTCTTATCTCTTTGAGGAGAGCGACATTTCTCTCGAGTTCTTTGAAGTCTATCTCCGTGAAGTAATTGTACCAGCTGCACCATCCGATACCGTTGAATTCCTTGAAGCTCACACCGTTGTATTCTTTTATCCTCTCCGCGTAGGCCTCCAGCATTTCCCAGAGGTATCTACCGTGAA
This portion of the Mesotoga infera genome encodes:
- a CDS encoding glycoside hydrolase family 36 protein, yielding MLKIKIPGIESIFPGEKTEFTLKHGDIEVAYSLSGSAGETALKTVLRNTGTSSVKIGAMKLLTIEEVNEPIYYNNWQSWFPFKAYWEQPVVKPFVQFADSTGSSLFSATPIPGLLRNDVRPSDYFVATDELVAGFLSCSITHPYFTWNDKEYYIDVWIELFNKAIGAGEEIEIEELLILHGRYLWEMLEAYAERIKEYNGVSFKEFNGIGWCSWYNYFTEIDFKELERNVALLKEIREREAIPYCLVQLDDGYQKDIGDWLETNEKFPSLDEIASMIKEGGFTAGLWLAPFSVSETSEIFSNHKDWLVRGLDGKPKLAYRNWQKNIYALDVTHPEAAEHLYKTMRRLREAGFDYIKIDFLFAGAIPGERLDPSRTPVQAYRTGLKIIREALGSDCFILGCGAPLLPSVGFVDGMRIGADTAPSWRADVMDIGIPSAKLSIRNAFTRSFMHRRLWLNDPDTIILRDCELTTDEKRTFALSVGLLDGMILTSDDMSLVSREGISLLKEALELTGGKPRVFLDGMNGVFAACTKAARKYNVTAFVNLTDTPRHGIKIKDYYREWSGVTPSVTEADLLPRKIWLERVETRARELEKIVEIREDGRQFNYYTEKE
- a CDS encoding DMT family transporter, producing MTENSGSKNAAYFAGIGSSVIFGLSFLFTKSALDYTNPVYFLSYRFFVAFITISFLRVFGAIRVRPYRKVFKELFFLGLVQPVMYFILENAGVSLSTSSEAGILLSTIPIFVMILARIFLKEKIALPRVLSILTALAGILLITAGKGLSSGGTILGPVLLLGSTLTAAMYNILSRKASTKFTPWEITYHMMTTGFSTFFTMAFVLSIIRGEPLEYLSQFFVPSVFNAALYLGTLSSVGAFFLINLMLSRLEASRATVFAYLSTVVSLLAGIIVRGERFLTVQIFGVVLILFGVWGANALSRKRLEGMK
- a CDS encoding glycoside hydrolase family 13 protein; amino-acid sequence: MKAKISLIFFMILVAGFLYAVQFFVNHDSTPLLSVVETGEVRSMEPLENNWWWVEIQLQPGVYHYFFESGGERFTDPGNSRTAMVDGQEVSIVTVGDDSIRHIISDRDYFNPVNEGEIYLAVSTPSDGDYRVVAVSGGERFELIYSRDFGNIRFYRSRPLALEEVSYYFEIHRGEETLFLDATGLKNYLERPFEFSLQALPVSFFDTPEWSKGALYYQIFPERFANGNPGNDPENVQQWYIDTKTANLGGDGFFGGDLQGIIDRFDHLLGLGVEAIYLNPIFESPSSHKYDTQDYMRIDDNFGDDEIFEELSSLAHDHGIRLILDGVFNHTGYDFFAFKDLRESGESSPYKDWYFVKSFPIRKVRDRALSYVGWNGYAYMPKVNSLNPQWQDYIKRLVEKYDIDGVGGWRLDVATEVAPEFWSDFFRPLVKSLDEEMILVAEFWGDAKSLLRGKSFDSAMNYPFKDAVVEYVFRAGNSAGRFVAMTNFYLNAYPPQTLHSLWNILDSHDTERIMTLAFNQRDLMKIAVAIQMTFIGSPVIYYGDEVGMKGGKDPENRAPMIWDDQRWDMEIYNFYRKLIEIRKTHTALKTGDYSVLASEGPVLGYIRSLGEDRVIVLTNPSRERATFTVSLEGRYVENLTGREFDFKPGAFEIPPTTVWILTPAGER
- a CDS encoding gluzincin family metallopeptidase → MSGKFFLSFFLLFTVISFGYTFRDFDWYQYESEHFIYIYHPEIEESVPLVEEIAEESYTLLSRFFGNYLSRKIAIVLWGYDDDPNGLANPLIDSVNSITIGLNYVHREDKYWLRTVISHELSHIFQLSSNGIFGSLIRKYLSGAYLPGVLQPMWLSEGFAQFGSHLLRADSYDYRRVSFLKDQLVLETPFSEETIVAGYGPVGGEAYYNFGFAFLMYLADRYGEEKLREFSNLKSGILGLAGIEPAFSIVFGRSYPQLKEDFIAHGRETLDLDGPVSLYNSPTENSQTLQEYSPKSCGGKLYYVVHDKDRGYFSLNGNGVELLSTTMEILDYSVFENEVAIVLLEKQNGSEARLYIFKDGKLTRTKHSGILSLEFLGKERLAVLKNEKGVLKVQTLSLRNDRTSDIFVAPDSRVQISTVRATTDGTQIAFRVNFEGRKYLALYLFRENELSFYEFESDFEIGSCFSDGFLISVQRELASDVFLFRSGGTMEGQASFSRYVRDPVRVRNTVIAAGQLNGLKLLKSDVTLSEARSAPQGTLEIEEIRSIEAGKRYDGFNSWRFISVIPFEGVSLLFSDPTFNNHLIAGGSLNFQTLEPGLHLQLSSSNYLAVDFVGKAKLTGLKPEAYLDIYRQYPLTPKLSFGWKVGLEYPLKLYGSLNVMLEDASPLYGGQAYLKTSFTLRDTQTTSVNVADASINVNLEWTRSNFELSSQIFSRVTLGKNSSVIPVKLWGFENDSGIVVGLSVSSDYIFSRRNLNFFNLVHLSKEGLGGRIDILLGSKLSWRLVLYKIETVFLYAAYPFEVKAGLMLEGDRLLPYFDFELLY